A single genomic interval of Bacillus sp. es.036 harbors:
- a CDS encoding Rrf2 family transcriptional regulator produces the protein MRLTNYTDYSLRMLIYLGSMKKNNLASIQEIADAYQISKNHLMKVAHELGKKGYIETIRGRNGGLRLAQLPKEINVGEVVRSTEEDFNLVECFDKENNSCVISPACRLKHVLHSALTAYFEVLDQYQLADLIVNDEMLRQLFETNR, from the coding sequence ATGCGATTAACAAATTATACCGATTACTCTTTAAGAATGCTAATTTATCTTGGGAGTATGAAAAAAAATAACTTAGCAAGCATACAAGAAATTGCAGATGCTTATCAAATCTCGAAAAATCATCTTATGAAAGTCGCACATGAACTTGGAAAAAAAGGATATATCGAGACAATAAGAGGGAGGAATGGAGGGTTAAGATTGGCCCAACTCCCTAAGGAAATTAACGTTGGAGAAGTTGTCAGAAGTACCGAAGAGGATTTTAATTTAGTGGAGTGCTTTGATAAAGAAAACAATTCATGTGTAATCAGTCCTGCATGTCGTTTAAAGCACGTTCTTCATTCTGCTCTGACAGCATATTTTGAAGTTTTAGATCAATATCAATTGGCTGATCTTATCGTAAATGATGAGATGCTTAGACAATTATTTGAGACGAATCGATAA
- a CDS encoding S-ribosylhomocysteine lyase yields MAKKMNVESFNLDHTKVAAPYVRLVGVTKGPNGDEIYKYDIRFKQPNKEHMEMAGLHSIEHLMAENIRNHMDNVVDIGPMGCQTGFYLAVLNHSNYDEILEVLEKTLQDVLNADEVPACNEVQCGWAANHSLEGAKEIADEMLTHRDEWHIVFAE; encoded by the coding sequence ATGGCTAAAAAAATGAATGTAGAAAGTTTCAATCTTGATCATACAAAAGTAGCAGCCCCATATGTTCGTCTTGTAGGTGTAACAAAAGGGCCAAACGGTGATGAAATTTACAAATACGATATTCGATTTAAGCAACCAAATAAAGAACATATGGAAATGGCAGGGCTCCATTCCATTGAACACTTAATGGCTGAAAATATTCGTAACCATATGGATAATGTTGTTGATATTGGGCCAATGGGTTGTCAAACAGGATTTTATCTAGCGGTTCTGAATCACTCTAATTATGATGAGATCTTAGAAGTTCTCGAGAAAACATTACAGGATGTGCTTAATGCTGATGAAGTACCAGCATGCAATGAAGTTCAGTGTGGATGGGCTGCTAACCACAGCTTAGAAGGAGCTAAAGAAATTGCAGACGAAATGCTGACACACCGTGACGAATGGCATATTGTGTTTGCTGAATAG
- a CDS encoding PLP-dependent cysteine synthase family protein — protein MEIFHNIHELVGRTPVIELHHFDIPKGVRLFAKLEFYNPGGSIKDRLGQELLQEAIEQNRIAPGGTFIEPTAGNTGIGLALAAVNRGYTVMFVVPEKFSIEKQDLMRALGAKIVNTPTEQGMKGAIARAEELIKEIPNSYMPRQFGNPANPLTYYKTLGPELWRQLDGELNVFVAGAGTGGTFMGTARYLKEQNPNVKTVIVEPEGSILNGGESGPHKTEGIGMEFLPDYMDDAYFDSIHTVTDDVAFKRVRELAEKEGLLVGSSSGAALEAALIEAQQARPGTNIATIFPDSSERYLSKKIYEGGI, from the coding sequence ATGGAAATCTTTCATAACATTCATGAGCTCGTCGGCCGAACTCCGGTCATCGAGCTTCATCATTTTGATATACCGAAGGGCGTTCGCCTTTTCGCTAAGCTTGAGTTCTATAATCCTGGAGGTAGTATTAAAGATCGACTCGGACAGGAGTTACTTCAGGAAGCCATTGAGCAAAATCGAATAGCTCCGGGTGGAACATTTATCGAACCTACTGCAGGAAATACAGGCATTGGCCTCGCTCTTGCAGCTGTCAATCGTGGGTATACTGTCATGTTTGTGGTCCCTGAGAAGTTTAGCATAGAGAAACAAGATTTAATGCGAGCACTAGGTGCCAAAATCGTGAATACCCCTACTGAACAAGGAATGAAGGGTGCAATTGCCCGAGCTGAGGAACTTATTAAGGAAATTCCCAATTCATATATGCCTCGTCAGTTCGGAAACCCAGCTAACCCTCTCACTTATTATAAAACGCTCGGCCCAGAACTGTGGAGGCAGCTTGACGGGGAGCTTAACGTTTTCGTAGCTGGTGCAGGAACGGGTGGAACGTTCATGGGGACAGCTCGCTATTTAAAGGAGCAGAATCCGAATGTGAAAACGGTCATTGTTGAACCTGAAGGATCTATTTTAAACGGTGGAGAGTCTGGGCCTCATAAAACAGAGGGAATCGGTATGGAATTTTTACCAGATTACATGGATGACGCTTACTTTGACAGTATTCACACTGTGACAGATGACGTTGCTTTCAAACGTGTAAGAGAGCTTGCTGAAAAAGAAGGTCTTTTAGTAGGTAGTTCTTCAGGAGCGGCCCTTGAAGCTGCTCTTATTGAAGCACAGCAAGCCCGTCCAGGAACGAATATTGCTACGATCTTTCCAGATAGTAGTGAACGATACTTAAGTAAGAAGATTTATGAGGGAGGCATTTAA
- the mtnN gene encoding 5'-methylthioadenosine/S-adenosylhomocysteine nucleosidase, with protein sequence MKIGIIGAMEEEVRILRDRLDHREEQVIAGSEFTTGSIDGQEVVLLKSGIGKVNAAIGTTLMNQLFKPDYILNTGSAGGFNPELKVGDIVISSEVRYHDVDATIFGYEYGQVPQMPALYEPNSMLVEAAERSAEKVTEHQVVKGMIATGDSFMNDADRVEYVRSKLSNLDAAEMEAGAIAQVCYQFGTPFVIIRSLSDIAGKESNISFDQFLETASINSANLILNLVEELKKNG encoded by the coding sequence AAGAAGTAAGAATTTTACGTGACCGTCTTGATCACAGAGAAGAACAGGTGATTGCAGGATCTGAGTTCACTACAGGAAGCATTGATGGCCAGGAGGTCGTTCTCTTAAAATCAGGCATTGGTAAGGTGAATGCGGCTATCGGTACGACATTAATGAATCAACTATTTAAACCAGATTATATTCTAAATACAGGTTCTGCAGGTGGATTTAATCCTGAACTAAAAGTAGGCGACATCGTGATTTCTTCCGAAGTTCGCTACCATGATGTGGATGCTACCATTTTCGGTTACGAATATGGCCAGGTTCCTCAAATGCCGGCGCTTTATGAACCAAATAGCATGCTTGTTGAAGCGGCTGAAAGAAGCGCAGAGAAAGTAACGGAGCACCAGGTAGTGAAAGGGATGATCGCAACAGGCGATTCATTTATGAATGACGCAGATAGAGTGGAATACGTTAGATCAAAACTATCCAATCTCGACGCTGCAGAGATGGAAGCTGGAGCGATTGCACAAGTTTGCTATCAATTTGGTACACCTTTTGTCATTATCCGCTCGCTTTCTGATATTGCTGGGAAAGAATCAAATATTTCTTTCGATCAATTTCTAGAAACAGCTTCAATTAATTCAGCAAACTTAATTTTAAATCTAGTGGAGGAGTTGAAGAAGAATGGCTAA
- a CDS encoding YrhC family protein, whose translation MKQLQDKMTDYKRFAFVLLSLSVFLYIGSFLPVQGKTDGAALILTGGGFLLVGIAIFFYSRAIAIQKKINEQNMNS comes from the coding sequence ATGAAGCAACTTCAAGACAAAATGACAGACTATAAGCGATTTGCGTTTGTATTGCTTAGTCTTAGTGTTTTCTTATATATTGGTTCTTTTCTCCCGGTTCAAGGAAAGACGGATGGCGCTGCCCTTATACTGACTGGTGGAGGATTTTTACTAGTTGGGATTGCGATTTTCTTTTATTCTCGCGCTATCGCCATACAGAAAAAAATAAATGAGCAAAACATGAATTCTTAA
- the hmpA gene encoding NO-inducible flavohemoprotein, with amino-acid sequence MLSPKTIATIKSTVPVLEIHGTDITKRFYNMLFTNHPELLNIFNHANQKQGKQQQALANAVYAAAKNIDQLEAILPVVKQVAHKHRSLGVQPEHYPIVGEYLLKAIKDVLKDDATEEILQAWEEAYGVIADVFIEVEEEMYQDAAKQPGGWEQERIFVVDRKEQESDVITSFYLKPLDGKPIASFKSGQYISVKVSIPDDQYTHIRQYSLSDVPGKPYYRISVKKEANPAKPDGIVSNYLHDHVGVNDQLTVTAPAGDFYLQKSTAPIVLLSGGVGITPMLSMLKSSALQHRKTTFIHAALNGNVHAFHREVLSLEHPSLDYFVCYEAPTENDADKKSYNKEGFITSDWLKEILSLDAETQYYFCGPLPFMKAIKVALTNLGVEEKNMHFEFFGPAVALEPAMS; translated from the coding sequence ATGTTATCACCCAAAACAATAGCAACGATTAAATCGACTGTACCTGTTCTAGAAATTCACGGAACTGACATTACGAAACGCTTTTATAACATGCTCTTCACGAACCATCCTGAACTGTTAAATATTTTTAATCATGCTAATCAAAAACAAGGCAAGCAGCAGCAAGCTCTCGCGAACGCAGTTTATGCTGCAGCAAAAAACATTGATCAATTAGAAGCCATTCTACCCGTTGTAAAACAGGTTGCTCATAAGCATAGAAGCCTAGGGGTTCAACCAGAGCATTATCCAATCGTAGGAGAATATTTATTAAAAGCCATTAAAGATGTTTTAAAAGATGATGCTACAGAAGAAATTCTTCAAGCATGGGAAGAGGCATACGGGGTGATTGCTGATGTTTTTATTGAAGTAGAAGAAGAAATGTACCAAGATGCTGCAAAACAGCCTGGTGGTTGGGAACAGGAGCGTATTTTTGTTGTTGATCGTAAGGAACAGGAAAGTGACGTTATCACATCGTTTTACTTAAAGCCACTTGACGGAAAACCAATTGCATCGTTCAAATCTGGACAATATATTAGTGTAAAAGTATCGATTCCAGATGATCAATATACTCATATTCGTCAATACAGTCTCTCGGACGTACCTGGAAAACCTTATTATAGAATCTCTGTCAAAAAAGAAGCCAACCCCGCAAAGCCTGATGGTATTGTTTCTAATTATTTACATGATCATGTCGGAGTAAACGATCAGCTTACCGTTACTGCTCCAGCAGGAGATTTTTATTTACAAAAGTCAACAGCTCCAATTGTCCTCTTGAGTGGTGGTGTAGGGATTACTCCTATGCTTAGCATGCTAAAGAGCAGTGCGCTTCAACATAGAAAAACAACATTTATTCATGCAGCACTTAACGGAAATGTTCATGCTTTTCACCGTGAAGTTCTCTCTCTTGAACACCCTTCTCTAGATTATTTCGTCTGTTACGAAGCGCCGACAGAAAACGATGCTGATAAAAAGAGCTATAATAAAGAAGGCTTTATCACAAGCGACTGGTTAAAAGAAATATTGTCTCTTGACGCAGAGACTCAGTATTATTTCTGCGGACCTCTTCCATTTATGAAAGCTATTAAAGTTGCGTTAACAAACCTCGGTGTAGAAGAAAAGAATATGCATTTTGAATTTTTTGGCCCTGCTGTTGCGCTTGAACCCGCTATGTCATAA
- a CDS encoding OmpA/MotB family protein, with translation MKNRKRRFQIQGDEEHYWPSFADMMAMIVLVMLFIAIIAFVQMIYDAYDQTVMKQELAKVADVKKHISDLIEEQLEENVGKDKIVRGPNNTISVEGDILFDTGSAEISEEGKRVLNDLADVFANLIDEEDISQYLYIILIEGHTDKVPYDNWKLSADRSVAVVKELMKANPKLNSPEYAKYLAATGYSEYKPVVEEDTNEAYEKNRRISFQIILDDEKWQGRLKEIMTY, from the coding sequence ATGAAAAATCGAAAAAGACGCTTTCAAATCCAGGGTGATGAGGAACACTATTGGCCTAGTTTTGCAGATATGATGGCAATGATCGTTCTCGTCATGCTTTTTATTGCAATTATTGCCTTCGTTCAAATGATTTATGACGCTTATGATCAAACCGTTATGAAACAAGAACTAGCAAAAGTAGCGGATGTAAAAAAGCATATTAGTGATTTAATTGAAGAACAGTTAGAAGAAAATGTTGGAAAAGACAAGATTGTGCGTGGGCCAAACAATACGATTTCAGTTGAGGGGGATATTTTATTTGACACGGGAAGTGCTGAAATTAGTGAGGAAGGAAAACGAGTATTAAACGATTTAGCAGATGTTTTTGCAAATTTAATTGACGAGGAAGACATTAGTCAATATCTCTACATCATTTTAATTGAAGGACACACTGACAAAGTCCCTTATGATAACTGGAAACTTTCAGCTGATCGTTCTGTAGCTGTCGTTAAAGAACTAATGAAGGCGAACCCAAAGCTTAATTCACCTGAGTACGCAAAATATTTAGCCGCAACAGGTTACTCAGAATACAAACCGGTTGTCGAAGAAGACACGAATGAAGCATACGAGAAAAACAGACGTATCTCATTCCAAATTATTCTTGATGATGAGAAATGGCAGGGGCGGCTGAAAGAAATTATGACTTATTAA
- a CDS encoding bifunctional cystathionine gamma-lyase/homocysteine desulfhydrase, producing the protein MKPKTKLIHGGITGDPQTGAVSVPIYQVSTYKQEAVGKFNGYEYSRTGNPTRHALEELIKDLENGFAGFAFGSGMAAISSVMMMFDSGDHVVMTDDVYGGTYRVMTKVLNRLGIESTFVNTTDLDVVKEAIKGNTKAIFVETPTNPLLKVTDIQAISKLAKDHNLLTIVDNTFNTPYWQNPIDHGADIVVHSATKYLGGHSDVVAGLVVVNSKELAEEVHFVQNSAGAILGPQDSWLLIRGLKTLGVRMEEHEKNTGKIVQFLSKHPSVEKIYYPGLSTHPGNDIAVNQSRGFGGMISFDIGSAEKADELLSKVKYFTLAESLGAVESLISVPARMTHASIPKDRRAELGITEGLVRISVGLEDAEDLIEDLSNALG; encoded by the coding sequence ATGAAGCCAAAAACAAAACTCATTCATGGTGGGATTACTGGTGATCCGCAAACGGGTGCGGTCTCAGTACCAATCTACCAGGTTAGTACGTATAAACAAGAAGCAGTTGGCAAGTTCAACGGCTATGAATATTCGAGGACAGGAAACCCAACTCGTCACGCTCTTGAAGAGTTAATTAAAGACCTTGAAAATGGTTTCGCAGGTTTCGCATTTGGGTCTGGAATGGCAGCCATTTCCTCTGTAATGATGATGTTCGATTCTGGAGATCATGTGGTCATGACAGATGACGTATACGGAGGAACGTATCGTGTAATGACAAAGGTGTTAAATCGTCTCGGCATTGAATCCACATTTGTTAATACAACTGATTTAGACGTAGTAAAAGAAGCGATAAAAGGTAATACAAAAGCCATTTTTGTTGAAACCCCAACGAATCCGTTATTGAAGGTTACAGATATCCAAGCTATTTCGAAACTTGCTAAAGACCATAATCTTTTAACAATCGTTGATAATACCTTTAATACACCATATTGGCAAAACCCAATTGATCATGGGGCCGATATCGTTGTGCATTCAGCTACCAAATATTTAGGTGGACATAGTGACGTTGTGGCAGGACTTGTTGTCGTTAATTCTAAAGAGCTTGCGGAAGAAGTTCATTTTGTTCAAAATTCTGCCGGGGCTATTCTTGGACCACAAGATTCGTGGTTGCTTATTAGAGGGTTGAAAACGCTGGGTGTACGAATGGAAGAACATGAAAAAAACACAGGTAAAATCGTCCAATTCCTTAGTAAGCATCCTTCCGTGGAAAAAATCTACTATCCAGGGTTAAGTACACATCCTGGTAATGATATTGCTGTAAATCAATCCCGTGGATTCGGTGGGATGATTTCCTTTGATATTGGAAGTGCAGAGAAGGCAGATGAGCTATTAAGTAAAGTGAAATATTTCACTTTAGCTGAAAGCTTAGGAGCAGTAGAAAGCTTAATTTCCGTTCCTGCACGAATGACGCATGCTTCTATTCCAAAAGATCGACGAGCAGAGCTCGGCATTACCGAAGGGCTTGTTCGTATTTCTGTTGGACTTGAAGATGCAGAGGATCTGATTGAAGACCTTTCAAATGCATTAGGATAA
- the nadE gene encoding ammonia-dependent NAD(+) synthetase — protein sequence MQKEIIQELGVQPTIDVKEEVTKRVGFLKEYLKKSGTTGFVLGISGGQDSSLAGKFAQMAVEELREEGIDASFIAVRLPYGEQKDEDDAQAALKFIKPDQTVTINVKPAVDASVSSYLEATGNNLTDFTKGNNKARERMIAQYNIAGDEKKLVIGTDHAAEAVTGFYTKHGDGACDITPLFGLNKRQGRSILEDIGMPDHLVEKVPTADLEDDRPSLPDEEALGVSYNHIDDYLEGREVPEEAAKTIENHFSKTKHKRNMAATIFDNWWK from the coding sequence ATGCAAAAAGAAATCATTCAAGAACTTGGTGTGCAGCCAACAATTGATGTAAAAGAAGAAGTGACGAAGCGAGTAGGGTTTTTAAAGGAATATTTAAAGAAAAGCGGAACAACAGGGTTCGTCCTGGGGATTTCAGGTGGACAGGATTCATCACTTGCAGGAAAATTTGCTCAGATGGCTGTTGAAGAACTACGGGAAGAAGGAATCGATGCTTCCTTTATTGCCGTCAGATTGCCATACGGTGAACAGAAAGACGAAGATGACGCCCAGGCTGCTTTAAAATTTATTAAACCGGATCAAACGGTTACCATCAACGTAAAGCCTGCTGTTGATGCATCCGTTTCAAGTTATCTAGAAGCTACGGGTAATAACTTAACTGACTTTACAAAAGGCAATAATAAAGCAAGAGAACGCATGATTGCGCAATACAATATTGCAGGAGACGAGAAAAAGCTTGTCATTGGAACGGACCATGCTGCAGAAGCTGTGACAGGCTTTTATACCAAACATGGGGATGGGGCATGCGACATTACTCCACTTTTCGGTTTAAATAAGCGACAGGGTAGATCTATTCTGGAAGACATTGGGATGCCAGATCATCTTGTAGAAAAAGTGCCAACAGCTGATCTTGAAGATGATCGCCCTTCTCTTCCAGATGAAGAAGCACTTGGAGTAAGCTATAATCATATTGATGATTATCTTGAAGGAAGAGAAGTACCTGAAGAAGCAGCCAAAACGATTGAAAATCATTTTAGCAAAACAAAGCATAAGCGAAATATGGCAGCGACCATTTTCGATAATTGGTGGAAATAA